The Seriola aureovittata isolate HTS-2021-v1 ecotype China chromosome 16, ASM2101889v1, whole genome shotgun sequence genomic interval GAGAATAATGACGCCCACCATCACCCTCATACAGAACAGCATGGTGTCTGTGTTGGTGAACCGACAGCGGTACTCCCTGGAACAGACACAAGTGTGGAGGAAAAATTAGAAAcccaaagaaacaaaaagcgTCTTACATCACGACCAGAGAACAAGCTGGGACAAAATTGCTACTTTTATttgaagcactttgtgattGACAAGTTActgatgactttttattcaCATACAGAAATCTAGTAAAAGGGATTTTAAACTTAGCATGAAGGATGTGGTCCATCTCTTTATTCACTGAATTAATGAATCAGTCTATTGAATTAATGCCTCAAACTGGAGAAGACCTCTTTTGTGTTCGCTTTGAAAGGGCTTGTTAATTAAAACTTAgtcttttctgtcctttttgaAGGGGAAGACAAGGAGAAAAGAACATGGAAGAGAGAAGGGATGAAGGATAGAAGGGAACATGTGGAAAGTACTCACGGAGTCTCCAGCATGACACGACACACACAGGCCATGGTGCTCAGACAGTCTGTGGTGTCCTCTATGGGCAAAGTCTTATTctgaaggacagaaagaaaaaatatcagtAATGTTTGGTCACTGAGAACGTCCATCCTTTCCCCTAAAGAACTAATCATGAACCAcgttcctctgctgctgtgtgctgaTCGGGCAAAATCTTCTACCACAAGGTGGAGACAGAGCACGTCTGCTCAGTGCAGTAAAAGTATGAGGACAGGAGAGCAGCTTTTCTAAAAGGCAATCATGGCCGGCATGTCCTCTAAATGTTGCATGAGTCTCAAAAGTATTTCTCAAATGTCTGTTCCATCAAAACGCACCGAGGTGTAAAGTCAGAGAAAGACTGCCGCCTCGACACTAAAATACTGTTATGACAgcaagggagaggagaggaggggagttTTCACGCAACAGTCCGGCACGGGCGCTTGAAGTGAGGACTCAAGTGCACCAAGGAATAAACGGACTAAACACTATAATGAATCATATATCAATGCCGCTGAGAAATCATAATGTAGCTTAACTGTTTGCTCTTGTCTGCTTATAGGCTACTCTCCTGCCATTGAACACAGGATGTCAAGTCGCAGACCAGGACTGTGCAAAGACTAAACAAAGCTGCAGGTGAGGTGATCAACAGAGGCATATTATTTACCAAGCCCTGATTAATGTTTGATTTCACTAGATATAGTTTCAGATTTCAGAGATGTGAAGCAGGAACTCCACATCAAATCTGTGAAttgtaaaatgattaattacTGAACTCTGTATTGATAAGTGCTAAATTATTGGCTTTAGGAAGTGGTCAAATGTAACAAAGCACATTTAATCAATTGCTTTACTTTAcatgagtattttcattttatgctactATACACTTCTACCTCACTACAGCTCAGAGGGAGATATTGTACCTTTTACTcagctacatttatttgacagctctACAGTTACCAGTTACTTTACATATAAGAGTTTTGCATCTTatattaatttacttttttagaTTTTACAGCTCATAAAGGAAAATGCACTGTAAAAGATTAAATGCCCCATCAGTCTTTTTCAGATTGGCTCCACCTTAACCGGCCACAACGGTAAATTCCTACACgcacatgaatgcatcagtaataataatccaacaATATAATGCGAATATAATGAGAATTGTGTGACACTAACAGCTGCCCTTTTCtgcttttgtacattttgttgataatacCTTTAGTGACATTACACTTTCTGTGGAAGACTTGTACTTCCTGTTCCTTATAAGAACATAATCCAAGTTCCTCCGACACCACTGACCTAAGATCTCCAAGCCTTCATCCACTCCCTTGAACACTCCCGTAATTTATCTTTGGGATGCCCTCTAAATCACTTTCATGTGACTTCTGCTTCATGTCTACTTTCTGTGACAATCATTGACACAGTAAACTTACGCAGGCATCGATCTGACACCGGAAACATGGGAACACTGTACCTCTGAAACAAACTTGGTGGTGGCGTTGCTCAGAGTCTTCAGCATCGGTGTTGCCTCGGCGTAGAACAGGGACATCCGATTGGCCATCTCGTTGTTAACCTCGTTCTCCGCTTCCAGCTGTgtgacaacacaaaacagatatCACGtcttcaaaaaaagaaatagtcaTGTCATCCAGCTTGTAAAATGGCGGAGCTAATTTGTGTAACTTGGATGgcaaatgaaatattgattgtaCACCTCCACTTCAGTCATGAATgattaaagagagaaagtgaagccATGCTGCTTGGGCTGAACAGTTCGTCATGTAAGCAACAGGAAGCCAGACATTTTCTCCATGGACTCACCTGCTGGTTGTTCAGCCTGTTCCTGCTTATAGTCCTCCTGTAGTAGCTGAAGTCATTCTGAATGGCTGGGTTTGTCATCTgcatggagagagaagaggtgatTAGTGTTTTCATGAGGCTATTCAATACATACATTGATTTTCCTGTACAGTAAAGGTCAGTCTGCGAGGGCTGTATAATTACAACAAGAATTGTTCCCTTCACCTTTAGTTCATCAAAGCTGAGCGTAAAATGAAGGATCTCAGCGAACTGTTTGGCCAGAGCCTGCTCCCTCTCCAGATGCTGCATGGGAGCGTACGGCGGGCTCGTCAGCGCCTCCAGCAGGCTGCGCAGGGCATTCtctgcaaacatacacacattttacacattcgAAATTCATCTACACAAGCTGGAATCTGCATTCAATACTGTTACTATACAGGCTTTTATCTGTCATGTTCAGGCTGCTGTAATTCTCTCTAATCTGGCCTGGATCAGAAGTCTCTTTCATGTCAGcagcttgaaaaacaaaatgaagaagcagcagcagcagcagcagcaggattttAACTGGTACAAACAGTTTACAATCACTTCAGTTCTGTCACCTCCTGACTGGATATTACTGGATACCTGTTGGGCTTTTTAGACATGGACCCAGCACTTTGGGTTCTGCCCTCAGGCAGAATGATAGACCTTTGGATCCTCGATGAAAACAGGACTCAGGTTCTCAGACCCTTCTGGCTGAGATTTAACATTTAAGGTGAGCAGACATTTAACATTAGAGCTTTGGAACAACATGTCTGTGAAACTCTAAATGTGGAGGGATTAATCATAACGACTATGGTGATCTCTTAAAAGAGTTCTCCATTGGTTTAGCACTGCGCTCTCATAAAACTGTTCATGATGGACAGTTTACAAAAAGGATCATaatcgatgcagcagaaccaaAGATGTCAGTTTTTTGAATtccattcttcttccttgttgAAACCTGGTGCCTACACTATCCACAATGCAACCTGACCGCTGACAGTTCGGTTGGAGATTCGATTGTGTTATGCTAGTGTAGCCCTAAGCAGACATGAGGAGTGAGCTACAGAGGTCCGATACGCTGACTTCCTTCTAACTCCACACCCCCAGATTCTTTCAGACTCGAAGTCCCTGGTGCTAACCAACTTTTCACAGCTTCCCCTGGAGCCACAGAAGCCtttaaacagactttgatgtgtttcCCTGTAGTTATTTATTTCCGATCtttatcaggtcaaaattttaatttttttacagTTCATGAccaaaatacctgcaaaactaatgacattctcatcagcctcggcagtactttgtgtttagtgctagtTGGCGagcattagcatgttaacacacGAAACTAGCATGGTTAACATGGGAAACATTGTACCAAATAAAAATGCTTATATTGTCATTGTACAGTAAACATGTTAGCAAGCTTAATGCTAGCATTTAGGTCAAAGCAGTGCTGTACCCAAGTGCAGCTTGACAGAGCTGCTcacatggctgcagactcttcagtcttattttaaaactgtacattttacatATTGCAAAATCTAGAAATGCAATGTACTACATCAAATGGCTCGTTCATATGGACATTTTCACAGTGCAAATTCACTGGTTTCATTTACCAACATCTTTCACaggctctttctttcttttcctctttattattttaactgtCTCACATATTACTAAGTACAGTACACAGTTTCAcggagctgctagcatggctgtgaACTCTTAGTCTTGCTATGACTGGGCTGGGCCTGGAGTGTTAGTTTGACCCTTTCTCAGGTTCTGCAGTTCAACAGCACTCTGTTTGCCATCTATGACCTCAGGCGTTACACAACAAATTTTTACTGTACTAGACAAACTAAATGAACATACACAGTTAGCGGTATTCCACAGAGATCATATCGTGGCTGATCATACAGCCTGAGCATCCTTGTGGCCACCGCATCAGTAAACATAAGTTATCCCCTGTGTCACGTATGCCACTGAACCAAAGCCTTTTCCCGGCTGCGCTGCCTCTAACAAATCAGACACCAGATCTGGACCTCAGACACTGTATGTAGTAGTAATGCCTCAGAAGCAAAGTCTCCAGTGGCCCCATCCCTTCCTCtgcattaaaaatgcatcaggGCCTTCTATAAATACAGCGCTGAAGTGTTTCATCTAAAGGGCCTGGGCAGAAACCCCACTCTCCCCCCTGCTGTTCGCACAGAGAGCACAGTCTCTATACTGAGCCTCTGGTTCCTGAAGGTATATGCTGTCAGTGTGGATGAAGAgacactgcagctgtttgtgtacTGTACATGGGACCTCTCGACCTCTTTgattaaatacataaatcaaaAAAACAGGAGGGAGGTTCTCGTCTCTAGTCTCCTATTTACTCTCCATAAGTAGGGAGGTAAGGAGACGTCTGCAAGATATCTGTTGTACTGTATCTCACAGATACATTAGCGCTGATACATTATCATCAATTATTAGTCAGCCTTTGTTGTATGGAAAGCTGAGAACACGATGTCCATGAGATCGAAGTATTATTGGAAGGCAGAGCAGAGGCGGCAGCCAAACACTATTCCTCTGCAcatacttctctctctctctcctctctgtccgtctctctctctctctctctctttctctctctctctctctctctgtgctggaTAACCATGTACCACTGTTTCCGTAGCAACGGCTGCCTGGCTGCTGGGTCAGGATGCTGCAGAGATGGCTGAGAGGACATCatggtgtatgtgtgagtgaatgtgagtgaatgtgagcatGTGTTAAGGAATGCTGCCCTATTTGAAATTGCATGTAAAATCTTCTCGCCGCTGCTTGCAATGACTTGAATTACCTTAAAATGAACCTCTCTCTTATTTAAGGTTCAGTGACACATATACAATGTCTCCACTTAGCTATGATTAAAATATCTTTCTTTTACTTGTATTTGTCAGAGTCACAATGTGTTAACAGTCCCGTTTGTCACATTCGGTACATGTCACACGTCTGGCGTCGTGCAGCTGTTGAATAGCtgtcaaaaagacaaaacaatagCTAGTGTTGGCATGCAATAGTAATCTGTGAGACCAGTGTTGAGCATGTCAGCAATCCTTTACAACATATAAAACCCCTAAACGCTCTTTCATAAATAATTCTATTGCAAACCATGGCGAACCAAAGAAAGATGTTGCAGCTTTGTCAGAATAGAGGAAAATTTCATTACAGCCTCATCAACGAGACTGACTGTGAATGATGCTCCTCTTTCTGTGTATGAATCCTCGCCTCATCTCCTTACTGCTGTTGCATTTCTTGTAATCTTCCTTCCTTGTACTGACTCTGCACCCATACAGCACTTTCAACTTAGATGAAATAATGCACCTTTTAGCAGCCATAAGCGAAGGCCTTGCTTCTTTGTTAACCGACCGGCTAACAGCAAATGGTCTTTCTAAATTTAGGCCCAGGCTATAGCTGCTTGCAGCTATAATTTCAGCTCTGATGGGACTGTCAATATGCCCACCAGAGTGACTGTTACATCAGCTGAATTTGCCATATAGGCTGTATATAGTAATGGCTGTGCTCACCCAGTCGGAGGGAGAACTCATAGAACCTCTTCAGCttggccaccagggggcagacTGCGTTCCAGGCCTTCTCCTGAAGAGCGAGGTCACCTGGGTTCTGGATGGCCTGCGGGCCGGGAGCGgaggcagaaacacagatgTTACTTTccaaaaatgatataaaaaccTTAACATCTCTTTGATCCGCTTTTCCCTTAAAGCAATTTTTCActttagtaaaaaaaacattttcacttcattcaAATTTGATAGTACTTCCATGTTAAAGTGATTTCAGTTCAGCAAATTTGAAGTTTCATAGAGTGTTATTAAATGTCATTCAGCAGCAAAACCTGATTTAGCTCCTTAAACTACATCTCTGATACTAAACACTCACTTAATGACATTGAACGGTATTTATAAACAAATATTAGTCATGATTTACTAAACTATCCTATTGGCACACATTAATATTATGATTCCTTAAAGGATAAAGCTggtgttattgtgttattaatATGGTTTCAGTTCCTCTCGCAAGGATTTCCAAACCTCTTTTTCTGTGAAACGCAGCCGATTTCGTCTTActgattatatatatttaaaagaatgtgtcaaaaatatattgttccatttttaaaaaatgcaaagtaaTTTCCTCAATAAGCTGATGTTGTAGTTTTCACCAAAAGTGAACCAAAAGGGAGTAAACcaggactattttcagctgtggattaatacacacgTGCTTTTGAATATTAAAAGCAGCGGGATAGTGAAGATCTATATGGAGCcaaaaactacagttcccatgtTCATGGTAACTATCACCCAGTGCGACAGTGTGggtcactgatgtgttttatggACAACAATGACGTTCAGTGGCAGAACGGAAGAAGAAGATACACCAGGCTTTGGCAACGCAGCCAAAACATATTCATAATATTAAAATcctttttggttttggtctATTCATCAGATTGTTTGACAGTAGACAAATAATCTTGATTTACTTGTTAGTACTTATCTGATaataacatctttttttatatatatatatatgtataagtGGGCTCAAGTATGCTAATGCCATATTCAGAATTTTACTCCCTAATTAAACATATAATATCCGTTTATCTGAGTAGTGTCCTCGCAGCCCTCAGGCAGATAAGGTTTAACATCGACTTTAGAAATCTTCTGCAGGTACACATGTTAAAAGAAAGAACAATCCACCCTCGTGAAATATAGTTAAGAGGATGAGGCTGCTCTTAAGAAATGCTTCCAAGTCCTCAAGGTTAGGAAGCAAGCAGAGGAAACGATTCAGCACTATTTGTTAACAAGCAGAGCAACGCCAGGCGCTGAGCAATCTGCAGCGATCGTTCACGCTCCAGAGGGAACTGGTTTGCAGTAATGTGACGCTGAGGAAAAGCTGAGCACACTATATGGTAGCTGGTGCTCATCAAGACCACCATACCAGCTTTCCAACGGACGATATTTATGCCTCCGCCATAACACTGccactaaaaacaacatattgcaTGGACGGTTtgtttgaaaaaacattttcacacatttctgtctctgcctgcaGTGTATGCATGGTACACTACATGTCAGAATTTCACCCTGGCAGGCCACGTGAATCACACATgagtgttatttattttttttccacgtTGCGCTGTGGCTCGTCAGTTTATTGATGTTCAGCACTTATTGACTGCTTCGCGCTCACTTCTCGTATCTCCTGGCCCGCGCCATTATAGGACTGCAGCTCGGCTAGGATCCCATGAGCCTCCTCCAGCACAGCGCTGACCTGGTTCCACACGGCTGTCTCTGCCTCCGTGGGCTGGGCATCTGGGaagggagaaaaggaaagaaagtacagagggagggaaagaggaagagatggggaggggggttgtagagagagagggagagggaagtgAAAGTGTGATGTAAGGTATGGGTAGAGATGAAAAtagagaagaggggaggaaagatGGATGACAGAGAGGGACGAAAAtgtgaggaagaaggagagaaggtgGTTAATGATGACGGAAGGAGCTGAAAAGATGATACGCTAGAGGGCCAGATAAAAACCTGATCACTCACTACATGgctgcagcaaaaacaacatgtccCTACAAGTGGAAATAACTGCTTTTCATCGTGTTAGTGGACACTGCAGCCGTACTCATCTAAGGTCAAAATCTGGCCAGTAAATGGATGATCCAATTTATCCATTAGAGAATTATACCAACAGACCTGCGAGCTACACTCTGTCACACAGCGGGGTTTGATTGCAGTGTGTGGTCACTCCATAAGGACCAGTCAGTTTCACTTCGGGTAATCGTTTGGATGAGAACGTTACAACtaacagtttaacattttgatgGTTTTCAGGCGGTGTAAAAGTGCCTGGATTGCAACACTCGGACAATGTGTCTGACTCCTGAACTGTAATCGTCTCCCCCGTCCGTTCGGCAGATACAAACCAAGATAGGTGTAATTGTCCCTTCAGATTGATGTAATAGTCTCATCcatctttttctcactttctattTCCCCCTCCActtctatgaatttttttgtgCCCTTGAGGTTTAATTGTGagaaatgttaaaacaaacaagcagcatGGAGGACAACCTCTGGGCATGCtcactctttcactttctctgtttcacacatAGCAGCACACGCACTGtaaactcagtgtttttgcCGCAGGGCACCTCCCAGTCACAGTTCTGCGTCGTTTGCCCGTGTGGCGTGCTGCATGCATACAGGAGGGATTAAGTGTTTGAGGGACACAATTTAGTTTGTGCTGTCTTGAGTCATcattgtggggggggggggttttctccctctctctcttcaagcAATCCGGCTCGATGTGTGACTCAGGTATAAAGTGGAAGTGGGAGTGTGGCCGTGCAGTTCTCTACATGAGGTAGCTCCGCTGATTATTTTTGCGCCCTGAGGCATTGCCTTCCTGCAGAGAAATAGTTAATCATGGAATATTTGCTATTCTACAAGCACACTGCCATAATAAGCACAGCGAGCGTTGCTATTTTTGTGTTGACTTCTCACTAATGTGGTCCTGCATTCTTGTGGTAAACAACTACTTGGTAAACAGCTACATATTTTGTTTACCACATAGTCAATAAATGAgtataacatacagtatgctgCGAGTATTAAAGGAATAGGTCGGATTATTGTCAAGTGAGGTCAGAAAATTGATAACACTGTTACATCTGAATGCTAATTATGAATGTGGAGCCAGGAGACGGCTAACTTGGcgtagcataaagactggaggcagAGGGAAGCAGCTAGTACccaggttttttcttttttcacttacGGTGCCTGAAAGGTTTTAGAGGGgtgtaaatgataaattatttctTGGACGAGCACAGTGACTCCCTGGAGTTCCTGCTGGATGCCTCACATCCTCACAGACATGACtagactccaggaagttaccGTGCCCCGCCAAGAAGTAGTTCTAGCTTTTATGCTAAAGTAagctaaatgttttttgtaattttgctTCTGATCTCTCAGGAGGTTTTAACGTAGTAGAGTGATTAGAACATCCAGCCATAAATAGCTTCATGAGACGTCAGTACAGAGTTTAAACCAAACTTTGAGCTGTGTGACAGAGGTGACTGTGTCTCTGGGTTGAGAAGGAGAGCTCACAgatggcatgtgtgtgtgtgtgtgtgtgtgtgtgtgtgtgtgtgtgtgtgtgtgtgcgtgggggGGTCTGAGTCACTTGTGTTTGAACTCAAGTGAATCACAGGCCTAATAAATGAAGGGGAAATTCAACCTATCTGACAGCTGATGTGTGTTGCCAGCAGTGAGCTCTCCCACTGTAACATTCAGTCagtaaaggaggaggaggaggaagccaGCTGTTAAAGAGGGAGAGCGCTCGAGGAAGGGCAGAATCTGTTGGGATACACTGCAAAATATCTTCTTCTTAACAGTTCATTTAGTCGTCTCATACTCACTTGCAAAATCTTCAGTAAGATTAGTTAAAGAAAATATTGCTCACAGCTAGCACAGGTAGCAATATATAACCATGCAAACAGCATGgctgtgtttagtgctaattagctaatttAAGCACGCTAACAAATTGAACTAAGATGGGGAACATGTGAAACATTATATCTGTTGTTtggagcatgttagcatgctgatgttagcatttagctaattTAGCTGTGACAAAGTAGAGCCTCATAGAGCTGCTAGCGTAGCTCCTGTTTACCATTTTGGCAAATGACTTGTTAAGATGGACATTTTCACACTGCAAAGTTTACAGTTCACTGACTGGGAGAATGAGAAGAGGAGGGATAGAGGTGGTTTTATTCACCAACCTCTTTCAcaatctttctctcttcctATCACTTTCTCCTCATCAGTTTcactctcttacacacacattatttagtactacacacacacacactcactcacggATAGGTCAGGCACACAATAGGTCACACAatagaggatgaggaggtggtGGGATGACGATAGACTTTTTGTTAGCCATCATCATCCCTGAGCAACAGTAACCCACAGAGAACTGGCATTcgttgtttatttttccacagtttttgtAGCTTAGGAGACGAGATCAAAGCattattgttgtcattttgcCACAGCGTCACCATGCCATTGTGCATCTGTCTGCGTCTAATAAGATGTGGCGTGTGTGAATAAGACCCTTTAGAAAGAAGCCAAATGACTTTCAAATGCCAGTCCCTGCAGCAGAAatcaaaagataaagaaaagagtGAGGAGAAGAGt includes:
- the fam49al gene encoding CYFIP-related Rac1 interactor A isoform X1 encodes the protein MGNLLKVLACAELEHGPIVFLDFEHAQPTEAETAVWNQVSAVLEEAHGILAELQSYNGAGQEIREAIQNPGDLALQEKAWNAVCPLVAKLKRFYEFSLRLENALRSLLEALTSPPYAPMQHLEREQALAKQFAEILHFTLSFDELKMTNPAIQNDFSYYRRTISRNRLNNQQLEAENEVNNEMANRMSLFYAEATPMLKTLSNATTKFVSENKTLPIEDTTDCLSTMACVCRVMLETPEYRCRFTNTDTMLFCMRVMVGVIILYDHVHPVGAFAKTSKIDMKGCIKVLKEQPSNSVEGLLNALRYTTRHLNDDSTSKQIRALLQ
- the fam49al gene encoding CYFIP-related Rac1 interactor A isoform X2, whose amino-acid sequence is MGNLIKVLGKDLENCPHFFLDFENAQPTEAETAVWNQVSAVLEEAHGILAELQSYNGAGQEIREAIQNPGDLALQEKAWNAVCPLVAKLKRFYEFSLRLENALRSLLEALTSPPYAPMQHLEREQALAKQFAEILHFTLSFDELKMTNPAIQNDFSYYRRTISRNRLNNQQLEAENEVNNEMANRMSLFYAEATPMLKTLSNATTKFVSENKTLPIEDTTDCLSTMACVCRVMLETPEYRCRFTNTDTMLFCMRVMVGVIILYDHVHPVGAFAKTSKIDMKGCIKVLKEQPSNSVEGLLNALRYTTRHLNDDSTSKQIRALLQ